The genomic DNA TTCTTGTCTTTGGCTACAAGAAACAGACAGCAATAATGTTAGTGCTGCTACCGTCAGATGTTTCATTCTCATGTTATTAAATTTTAGATATTGTATGCTTTACGTTTTATCTTATTGTAAGATGTTTGTTATTAGCCATTTATTATGATAAATTATATTGCAAAGCTAATGGTTTACTTGCATTTCTTCAAGTAGAATTACTTAAAATAGGTTACTTCGTCCGTTATTTTAGCAAATGTCCTATTTTTGTAAGATCGAATAATAAAAAGAAAGAGAGATGAAGAAATTTTTAAGTGTGCTTTTGATGGTGGCAGGTCTTATGTCTTGTGGAGATGATGATAAGCCGTTTATTCCTGAGTTGAACAAGCTGACGAGTGTTACATGTACGAAAAACGGAAATGCTTTTTTTAACGCGAATATCACTTATGACCAGGACAAGCAAATCAATCGGATTATATTAAATACGGAAGGAAATCAGTTTACTGATAATTATATTATTGTAGACAAGACGATTTCCGTAAGTGGCGTGAAGATGATCGATGGTTCTCCGACTAATCCCTTTGTCCATACAGTTTACACGCTAAGCGGAAATATGATTGCGGCCAAGGAAGAAAAATCTGAAAACAAGTATATGAGTAATGCTGTGTATACGGCTGTAGAAAACAGGTACACCTATAGTTCTAATTGGCTGAAATCAGTTTCGCAGATTATCCAGTGGCCGAATGAGGACGGTTCGGGTTATCAGATAAGAGAACTAGGTGAGGTGGATCGCTATTCGTGGGAAAATGGAAATGCGGTGCATTATGCTTATCTGCCACAGAAAGAGATTACATATGAATATAATTCTCAATTACGTCCAGAGAACTTTCCGTTCCGAGTTGTCAATTCATTTCAACCGGTCGGCTTTGATGTGATTTCTCCGTTGAACCTGCTCTA from Parabacteroides merdae ATCC 43184 includes the following:
- a CDS encoding DUF5032 domain-containing protein; translation: MKKFLSVLLMVAGLMSCGDDDKPFIPELNKLTSVTCTKNGNAFFNANITYDQDKQINRIILNTEGNQFTDNYIIVDKTISVSGVKMIDGSPTNPFVHTVYTLSGNMIAAKEEKSENKYMSNAVYTAVENRYTYSSNWLKSVSQIIQWPNEDGSGYQIRELGEVDRYSWENGNAVHYAYLPQKEITYEYNSQLRPENFPFRVVNSFQPVGFDVISPLNLLYGKMNQNLPTRAYWYNVSDATDICAEYTFRYTLTGDYITGMTIEEKINPVNGATAENNTYEYEFIYNFVVEQK